Proteins from a genomic interval of Streptomyces sp. NBC_01445:
- a CDS encoding S-methyl thiohydantoin desulfurase domain-containing protein → MKRQLTHDDIRAAVYGGAVLGGGGGGFVERGLRTAELALQVGAPELWTADEFAADDLTATVALVGAPAAPDPQVLPTHLLRALELLRRDLPRELVAIHTNENGAETTINGWFHSAMTGLPVIDLACNGRAHPSSQMGAMGLHARDGYRSYQGYAGGKPYAYVEGAVSGTLDATSNVVRRASVEAGGWVGVARNPVEVGYAVQNGAPGAISFAIELGRRFLGNGPAGAAGHLGGEIAVTGTVREYRCEQREGLDVGVAVLDDAEGTTLHFVNEYMTFEAGGERKASFPDLITTFDEAGQPLASADVEVGKQISVLVAPAENLQLSTTMYMPEVYAPVETLLGIEFAPVAKILADA, encoded by the coding sequence GTGAAGCGACAGTTGACCCACGACGACATCCGCGCGGCCGTGTACGGCGGAGCCGTACTGGGCGGAGGCGGCGGCGGGTTCGTCGAGCGGGGCCTGCGCACCGCCGAACTGGCTCTCCAGGTCGGCGCGCCCGAGCTGTGGACCGCCGACGAGTTCGCGGCCGACGACCTGACCGCGACCGTGGCCCTGGTGGGCGCCCCTGCCGCGCCCGACCCGCAGGTGCTGCCGACCCACCTGCTGCGCGCCCTGGAACTGCTCCGCCGCGACCTGCCGCGCGAGCTCGTCGCGATCCACACGAACGAGAACGGGGCCGAGACCACCATCAACGGCTGGTTCCACTCGGCGATGACCGGCCTGCCCGTCATCGACCTGGCCTGCAACGGCCGCGCTCACCCGTCCAGTCAGATGGGCGCGATGGGCCTGCACGCGCGCGACGGCTACCGCTCCTACCAGGGCTACGCGGGCGGCAAGCCGTACGCGTACGTCGAGGGCGCGGTCTCCGGCACTCTGGACGCCACCTCGAACGTCGTCCGGCGCGCCTCGGTCGAGGCGGGCGGCTGGGTGGGCGTGGCCCGCAACCCGGTCGAGGTCGGCTACGCCGTGCAGAACGGCGCACCCGGCGCCATCAGCTTCGCCATCGAGCTCGGCCGCCGCTTCCTCGGGAACGGCCCGGCGGGCGCCGCGGGGCACCTGGGCGGCGAGATAGCGGTGACCGGCACGGTGCGCGAGTACCGCTGCGAGCAGCGCGAGGGCCTGGACGTCGGCGTCGCGGTGCTGGACGACGCGGAGGGAACGACGCTGCACTTCGTCAACGAGTACATGACCTTCGAGGCCGGCGGCGAGCGCAAGGCGTCCTTCCCCGACCTGATCACGACGTTCGACGAGGCCGGGCAGCCACTCGCCTCCGCCGACGTCGAGGTCGGCAAGCAGATCAGCGTCCTCGTCGCCCCGGCCGAGAACCTCCAGCTCTCCACGACGATGTACATGCCCGAGGTGTACGCGCCGGTGGAGACACTGCTCGGCATCGAGTTCGCCCCGGTGGCGAAGATCCTCGCCGATGCCTGA
- a CDS encoding M20/M25/M40 family metallo-hydrolase — translation MPEPRAVAGAVADAGPVRDFCDKQWDTDVLPLIHEHIRIPAVSPAYDPDWEAHGHLDRAVDAAAAWLRDVPLPGLWVEVLRAPGHTPLIFFEIPGEGAHSDETVLFYGHLDKQPEGDGWTEGRTAWEPAFDGTRLYGRGGADDGYALPASVTAVRALAEQGAARPRCVGVFEAGEESGSPDLDHWFAQLAHRIGEVGLVVCLDSGAGDYERLWLVTSLRGACGGTLDVRVLGDGAHSGDAGGVVPSSFRVLRQLLDRLEDGATGTLRPGALHCEVPDGRRAQTREAAALLGDQVWGRFDWSGDASPVSLDPAELLLNRAWRPSLEVTGADGLPPVATAGNVLRPHTRLKLSLRLPPTVDSAAAVAEVGRLLEADPPYGASVRFTPDQVLADGWHAPAELPWLSAALSAASRACFDGADVARIGQGGTIPLIGRLTRQFPEAQFLACGVLGPGANAHGPNESLHLPYARRLTASLSLTLNAYALRGKTARSSPSGVQGTGPAGAR, via the coding sequence ATGCCTGAGCCGCGAGCCGTGGCCGGTGCCGTCGCGGACGCCGGTCCCGTACGGGACTTCTGCGACAAGCAGTGGGACACGGATGTGCTCCCCCTGATCCATGAGCACATCCGTATCCCGGCGGTCAGTCCCGCGTACGACCCGGACTGGGAGGCCCACGGCCACCTCGACCGGGCCGTCGACGCGGCGGCCGCGTGGCTGCGGGACGTGCCACTGCCGGGCCTGTGGGTGGAGGTCCTGCGCGCACCCGGGCATACGCCCCTGATCTTCTTCGAGATCCCCGGCGAGGGCGCGCACTCCGACGAGACCGTCCTCTTCTACGGCCATCTCGACAAGCAACCCGAGGGCGACGGCTGGACCGAGGGCCGCACCGCGTGGGAACCGGCCTTCGACGGCACCCGGCTGTACGGGCGCGGCGGCGCCGACGACGGGTACGCGCTGCCCGCCTCGGTGACCGCGGTGCGTGCGCTGGCCGAACAGGGGGCGGCCCGGCCGCGCTGCGTCGGCGTGTTCGAGGCCGGGGAGGAATCGGGCAGCCCCGACCTCGACCACTGGTTCGCACAACTGGCGCACCGCATCGGCGAAGTGGGCCTCGTGGTCTGTCTGGACTCCGGCGCGGGCGACTACGAACGGCTGTGGCTGGTCACGTCGCTGCGCGGGGCCTGCGGCGGAACGCTCGACGTGCGTGTCCTCGGCGACGGCGCGCACTCCGGGGACGCGGGCGGTGTGGTCCCGTCGTCGTTCCGGGTACTGCGGCAGCTGCTCGACCGCCTGGAGGACGGCGCGACGGGAACCTTGCGCCCCGGTGCGCTGCACTGCGAGGTGCCGGACGGGCGTCGCGCCCAGACCCGCGAGGCGGCGGCGCTCCTGGGTGACCAGGTCTGGGGCCGCTTCGACTGGTCCGGGGACGCGTCGCCGGTGAGCCTCGATCCCGCGGAGCTTCTCCTGAACCGGGCCTGGCGCCCGAGCCTGGAGGTCACCGGAGCGGACGGACTGCCACCGGTCGCCACCGCGGGCAACGTGCTGCGTCCGCACACCCGGCTCAAGCTCTCCCTGCGACTGCCCCCGACGGTGGACAGCGCGGCGGCCGTCGCGGAGGTCGGCCGCCTCCTCGAGGCAGACCCGCCGTACGGCGCGTCGGTCCGCTTCACGCCCGACCAGGTCCTCGCCGACGGCTGGCACGCGCCCGCCGAACTCCCCTGGCTCAGCGCGGCGTTGTCCGCGGCGAGCCGGGCCTGCTTCGACGGGGCGGACGTCGCCCGGATCGGGCAGGGCGGCACGATTCCTCTCATCGGGAGGTTGACCCGGCAGTTCCCCGAGGCCCAGTTCCTGGCCTGCGGGGTGCTGGGCCCGGGTGCGAACGCCCACGGCCCGAACGAGTCCCTCCACCTCCCGTACGCGCGACGCCTGACGGCGAGCCTGTCCCTGACCCTGAACGCATACGCCCTCCGGGGCAAGACTGCCCGATCAAGCCCCTCCGGCGTTCAAGGAACGGGGCCGGCCGGGGCACGTTGA
- the snpA gene encoding snapalysin encodes MKSSRTSARTLALVLGLGLASSALGAAVPASAQTATTPSAATGTSAARYAGSVKEAANDKAFFDAVLKSVAEKRAAQPNAQAVTVYYNASQAPSFRSQISSAASIWNSSESNVKLQATSSGADFSYREGNDPEGSYASTNGHGDGYIFLDYTQSRQNDSVRVATHETGHVLGLPDNYSGPCSELMSGGGPGPSCTSRYPNATERSRVDQLWATGLAQAPHSGRTWAR; translated from the coding sequence ATGAAGTCGTCCCGAACGTCCGCGAGGACCCTCGCCCTCGTTCTCGGCCTGGGTCTGGCCTCCAGCGCGCTGGGCGCTGCGGTGCCGGCGAGCGCCCAGACGGCCACCACCCCGTCCGCTGCCACCGGTACCTCCGCGGCGCGGTACGCCGGGTCGGTCAAGGAGGCTGCGAACGACAAGGCGTTCTTCGACGCCGTGCTCAAATCGGTCGCCGAGAAGCGCGCCGCCCAGCCGAACGCGCAGGCGGTGACCGTCTACTACAACGCCTCCCAGGCACCGAGCTTCCGTTCGCAGATATCGAGCGCGGCCTCGATCTGGAACAGCTCCGAGTCCAACGTCAAGCTCCAGGCAACGTCGAGTGGTGCCGACTTCTCCTACCGCGAGGGCAACGATCCAGAGGGGTCCTACGCCTCCACCAACGGCCACGGAGACGGCTACATCTTCCTCGACTACACCCAGAGCCGGCAGAACGACTCAGTCCGCGTCGCCACCCACGAGACCGGGCACGTGCTGGGACTGCCGGACAACTACAGCGGGCCGTGCAGTGAGCTGATGTCGGGCGGCGGCCCCGGCCCGTCCTGCACCAGCCGCTACCCGAACGCCACTGAACGCTCGCGTGTCGACCAGCTGTGGGCCACCGGACTCGCGCAGGCCCCGCACTCCGGCAGGACCTGGGCACGCTGA
- a CDS encoding cupin domain-containing protein produces the protein MNAQTAPKAVLTRAATAETTADPSSVMTLLADYGTDGSALTSYRSTFAKGAVGAPAHFHTKASELFFVLDGALRVLIDDEVKVLEKGDFLLVPPHTPHAFAAAPGREADVLFVFSPGMPRFDYLRLLGRVMRGEAGFEEIKDSSELYDNHYVDSPVWQAALQDAK, from the coding sequence ATGAACGCGCAGACCGCACCCAAGGCCGTCCTCACCCGTGCCGCCACCGCCGAGACCACTGCGGACCCCAGCAGCGTGATGACACTGCTCGCGGACTACGGCACGGACGGCAGCGCTCTCACCAGCTACCGCTCCACCTTCGCGAAGGGGGCGGTCGGTGCTCCCGCGCACTTTCACACCAAGGCGTCCGAGCTGTTCTTCGTCTTGGACGGCGCCTTGCGCGTGCTGATCGATGACGAGGTCAAGGTTTTGGAGAAGGGCGACTTCCTGCTGGTGCCGCCGCATACTCCGCACGCCTTCGCCGCGGCCCCGGGCCGCGAGGCGGATGTGCTGTTCGTCTTCAGTCCGGGCATGCCGCGCTTCGACTACCTGCGCCTGCTGGGCCGTGTGATGCGCGGCGAGGCCGGTTTCGAGGAGATCAAGGACTCTTCGGAGCTGTACGACAACCACTACGTCGACAGCCCTGTCTGGCAGGCCGCCCTTCAGGACGCCAAGTAA
- a CDS encoding FUSC family protein, translating to MGGTGGVPRVRLPAAYRAAARRSVRVTVAAGAGFYLFLYGFGSAEGATYALFAAVSLAGLSHIPGTGRQRAAVVARLLPICLVLITVGTYLSVQTWSATVGMLVVGFALAFSAVGGPRPAGAAPGLQLMYILPSFPPYDPGSLGVRLAGASVGIVFLVLAETFLLPDPPTVPYRELAARAADSARRCAEELTGPPYAVTARTAQEAQAASSALRSSQVPEAERPAGPSVRDRGLAHTGLATRTLLARLTAPPQWNPGPAESEVWLVVLRAVRDTARETADRLRGRAPAAGNAHAELLRARTSLAAGPEADATPAALRRHAAVLELADAALAMSTAAAIAVGGRAGAAQAAPGRFWYARKRAPQLWWWRMVGHAGARSVFFQNAVRVSLALAAARLIAGVDTLPHGFWVLLATLTLTRTTVRETRSTVRVALTGTLVGALIVAGLLTLVGTNIAVYAAVLPPLMLITFTLGPVKGIGWAQAMFTLVVALAFAQLAPTTWQLAEFRLLDVLTGSAIGAVFGLLAWPRGAHDELRRSMAVLLRGAAENVVATSAQVAAGGVRAPVKAAPGHHSLQHSLVMAESAYAQFQSEPKSLTAARPGKDPQDSTGPHEPAGQDGSQDWQATLMAAHHTLWGADRLLVPAERIVVPPLELEPSAAVSRLGDRVAGRMLLVSARLDPGGDTPQAPVPLRDPDFDGFAVEPPGAPRVYYAAVSWLDALMTDLERITGEAAAAPPGPSRLRGR from the coding sequence ATGGGTGGTACCGGTGGCGTTCCCCGGGTCCGGCTGCCCGCCGCCTACCGGGCGGCGGCCCGCCGCTCCGTGCGGGTCACGGTGGCCGCCGGCGCCGGGTTCTACCTGTTCCTGTACGGCTTCGGCTCGGCCGAAGGAGCGACCTACGCGCTGTTCGCCGCGGTGTCGCTGGCGGGACTGTCGCACATCCCCGGGACAGGCCGGCAGCGCGCCGCGGTGGTGGCGCGGCTGCTGCCGATCTGCCTGGTGCTGATCACCGTCGGCACCTACCTGTCGGTGCAGACCTGGAGCGCGACGGTGGGGATGCTGGTGGTCGGCTTCGCGCTGGCCTTCTCCGCGGTGGGCGGCCCGCGCCCGGCGGGGGCCGCGCCCGGGCTCCAGCTGATGTACATCCTGCCGTCGTTCCCGCCCTACGACCCCGGCTCGCTCGGCGTCCGGCTGGCCGGAGCCTCGGTGGGCATCGTGTTCCTCGTGCTCGCGGAGACGTTCCTGCTGCCGGATCCTCCCACCGTCCCCTACCGGGAGCTGGCCGCGCGGGCCGCCGACAGCGCCCGGCGGTGTGCCGAGGAGCTGACCGGGCCGCCGTACGCGGTCACCGCCCGGACGGCGCAGGAGGCCCAGGCCGCCAGTAGCGCGCTGCGGTCCTCGCAGGTGCCGGAGGCCGAACGGCCGGCCGGGCCGAGCGTGCGGGACCGGGGCCTGGCCCACACCGGCCTGGCCACGCGCACCCTGCTGGCGCGGCTGACCGCTCCCCCGCAGTGGAATCCCGGGCCGGCCGAGTCCGAGGTCTGGCTGGTCGTACTGCGCGCGGTGCGGGACACGGCCCGCGAGACGGCCGACCGCCTGCGGGGTCGGGCCCCCGCCGCCGGGAACGCGCACGCCGAGCTGCTGCGGGCCCGAACCTCCCTGGCGGCCGGCCCGGAGGCGGATGCCACGCCGGCCGCGCTGCGCCGGCACGCGGCGGTGCTGGAGCTCGCGGACGCCGCGCTGGCGATGTCCACGGCGGCGGCCATCGCCGTAGGGGGCCGGGCAGGCGCGGCACAGGCGGCCCCGGGCCGGTTCTGGTACGCCCGGAAGCGCGCGCCGCAGCTGTGGTGGTGGCGGATGGTGGGGCACGCGGGCGCCCGGTCGGTGTTCTTCCAGAACGCGGTACGGGTCAGCCTGGCCCTCGCCGCGGCCCGGTTGATCGCGGGGGTGGACACGCTGCCGCACGGCTTCTGGGTGCTGCTGGCGACCTTGACTCTGACCCGGACCACCGTACGGGAGACCCGGTCGACGGTACGGGTGGCGCTGACCGGGACCCTGGTCGGCGCGCTGATCGTGGCCGGGCTGCTCACGCTGGTAGGGACCAATATCGCCGTGTACGCGGCGGTGCTGCCGCCGCTGATGCTGATCACGTTCACGCTGGGGCCGGTCAAGGGCATCGGCTGGGCCCAGGCGATGTTCACGCTGGTGGTCGCCCTGGCGTTCGCACAGCTGGCGCCCACGACGTGGCAGCTTGCCGAGTTCCGGCTGCTGGACGTGCTGACCGGCAGCGCGATCGGCGCTGTCTTCGGGCTGCTCGCCTGGCCGAGGGGGGCCCACGACGAACTGCGGCGGTCGATGGCAGTACTGCTGCGCGGCGCGGCGGAGAACGTGGTGGCGACCAGCGCCCAGGTGGCCGCGGGCGGGGTACGGGCGCCGGTGAAAGCCGCGCCGGGCCACCACTCGCTGCAGCACTCGCTGGTCATGGCGGAGTCGGCGTACGCGCAGTTCCAGAGCGAGCCCAAGAGCCTGACCGCCGCCCGCCCCGGCAAGGATCCGCAGGACTCGACAGGCCCCCACGAACCCGCCGGCCAGGACGGCTCCCAGGACTGGCAGGCGACTCTGATGGCCGCCCACCACACCCTGTGGGGAGCCGACCGGCTGCTGGTGCCGGCCGAGCGAATCGTCGTACCGCCCCTGGAGCTGGAGCCGTCGGCGGCCGTGTCCCGCCTCGGGGACCGGGTGGCCGGGCGGATGCTGCTGGTGTCTGCGCGGCTCGATCCGGGCGGCGACACCCCGCAGGCCCCGGTGCCGCTGCGGGACCCCGACTTCGACGGTTTCGCGGTGGAGCCGCCGGGCGCGCCGCGGGTGTACTACGCGGCCGTCTCGTGGCTGGACGCGCTGATGACAGACCTGGAGCGGATCACCGGGGAGGCCGCAGCCGCGCCCCCCGGCCCCTCGAGACTTAGAGGGCGTTAA
- a CDS encoding GNAT family N-acetyltransferase, with product MTLATPKLHTARLRLRPFTDADADPLFALHSSTYVMRYWDSPPWTDRARAERFIAMCRTMADEGTGARVAIDRASDGAFVGWCVLAEWNPDYRSASLGYCLAEAMWGHGYATEAAHALLQWAFDTLDLNRVQAETDTRNVASARVLEKIGFMREGTLREDCVVNGEVSDSWVFGLIRREWRPSAAPIPGQAQRR from the coding sequence ATGACTTTGGCCACCCCCAAACTGCACACCGCTCGCCTGCGACTGCGACCCTTCACCGACGCCGACGCGGACCCCCTGTTCGCGCTGCACAGCAGCACCTACGTAATGCGCTACTGGGACTCCCCGCCGTGGACCGACCGGGCCCGCGCCGAGCGTTTCATCGCGATGTGCCGGACGATGGCGGACGAAGGCACCGGGGCGCGGGTGGCCATCGACCGTGCTTCTGACGGGGCCTTCGTCGGCTGGTGCGTTCTGGCCGAATGGAACCCGGACTACCGCAGCGCGTCGTTGGGCTACTGCCTCGCCGAGGCCATGTGGGGCCACGGCTACGCGACGGAGGCGGCACACGCCCTGCTGCAGTGGGCATTCGACACACTGGACCTGAATCGAGTCCAGGCCGAGACCGACACGCGCAACGTGGCATCTGCCCGGGTCCTGGAGAAGATCGGATTCATGCGTGAAGGGACGTTGCGGGAAGACTGCGTCGTGAACGGCGAAGTGTCCGACTCGTGGGTGTTCGGATTGATCAGGCGAGAGTGGCGGCCGTCGGCCGCGCCGATTCCAGGCCAGGCACAGCGGCGCTGA
- a CDS encoding RNA-guided endonuclease InsQ/TnpB family protein produces MKLVVRVKLLPTPVQAAALEATLHACNQAATWAAGVAFEENARRPLELRKHTYAEIRARWGLGAQAAQHAIKKSCDAYTTLKANLRNGRYGRPGSRRHARASGKPVVFRPQAAQPYDDRMLSWQHQARTVSIWSMAGRLKGVRFTGQAGQLEVLAAHRQGESDLVCQGGKWFLIATCEIAEAATNAHPAGFLGVDLGIVNIAVTSDGERHCGRRINRKRESDRKLRSKLQKKQTKSAKRRAKKYAGKEARRNKDINHKISKRIVAEAERTGRGIALEELTGIRERARLRKPQRTTLHSWPFAQLGSFIAYKAKRAGVPVVYVDPAYTSQECSQCHHTARANRPAQAAFACRVCGFVEHADHNASHNIRQRGWMVWVCGAQSTAPELTLIA; encoded by the coding sequence GTGAAGCTGGTGGTGCGGGTGAAGCTGCTGCCGACGCCCGTACAGGCGGCGGCACTTGAGGCGACCCTGCACGCCTGCAACCAAGCGGCGACCTGGGCGGCCGGGGTCGCTTTCGAGGAAAACGCGCGACGTCCACTGGAGCTCCGCAAGCACACCTATGCCGAGATCCGGGCCAGGTGGGGCCTAGGCGCGCAGGCCGCCCAGCACGCCATCAAGAAATCCTGCGATGCCTACACCACCTTGAAGGCGAACCTGCGTAACGGCCGCTACGGGCGGCCCGGTTCCAGGCGGCACGCCCGCGCCTCGGGCAAGCCGGTGGTCTTCCGGCCCCAGGCGGCGCAGCCTTACGACGACCGGATGCTGTCCTGGCAGCACCAGGCACGCACGGTATCGATCTGGTCCATGGCAGGCCGGCTGAAGGGCGTGCGGTTCACCGGGCAGGCCGGGCAGCTGGAGGTCCTAGCTGCGCACCGCCAGGGTGAGTCCGACCTGGTGTGCCAGGGCGGGAAGTGGTTCTTGATCGCGACCTGCGAGATCGCCGAAGCCGCCACGAACGCCCACCCGGCCGGGTTCCTCGGCGTCGACCTGGGGATCGTGAACATCGCGGTCACCTCCGACGGCGAGCGCCACTGCGGGCGTCGGATCAACCGCAAGCGCGAGAGTGACCGGAAGCTGCGTTCCAAGCTGCAGAAGAAGCAGACCAAGTCCGCCAAGCGGCGGGCGAAGAAGTACGCGGGCAAGGAAGCCCGGCGGAACAAGGACATCAACCACAAGATTTCGAAGCGGATCGTGGCGGAGGCTGAACGCACCGGTCGCGGGATCGCCCTGGAAGAACTCACGGGCATCCGCGAGCGGGCACGGCTGAGAAAGCCCCAACGCACCACGCTCCACTCCTGGCCCTTCGCCCAGCTCGGCTCCTTCATCGCCTACAAAGCGAAGCGGGCCGGGGTGCCCGTCGTCTACGTCGACCCGGCCTACACCAGCCAGGAATGCTCCCAGTGCCATCACACCGCACGCGCAAACAGGCCCGCCCAGGCCGCCTTCGCGTGCCGGGTCTGCGGCTTCGTTGAGCACGCGGACCACAACGCGTCCCACAACATCCGCCAACGCGGCTGGATGGTGTGGGTCTGCGGGGCTCAGTCAACGGCCCCTGAACTCACCCTCATCGCGTGA
- a CDS encoding polysaccharide deacetylase family protein: protein MARRSNGRGWNSKVVGAALGVTLLATSASVWTAQAGAADGSSPEAAAPATPGGDVRPTAVTIAHASDAGTHGINITIDDGPDPEWTPQVLDVLREFEVKATFCMVGPQAQAHPDLVKKVVAAGHRLCDHSVSHDTAMDKKSETYQSQQILDAERMITKASGGVRPMYYRAPGGAFTPYSRKLAASRGMRPLGWNVDSKDFERPGTDTIVATVERELPNGPTVLFHDAGGDRAQTVEALRRTLPQLKEQGYSFGFPVR, encoded by the coding sequence ATGGCGCGGCGGAGCAACGGGCGGGGCTGGAACAGCAAGGTGGTGGGGGCCGCGCTCGGGGTGACGTTGCTCGCCACCAGTGCTTCGGTGTGGACCGCGCAGGCCGGTGCCGCGGACGGCTCGTCACCTGAGGCGGCGGCCCCGGCCACACCGGGCGGCGACGTGAGACCGACCGCGGTGACCATCGCACACGCCTCGGACGCGGGGACCCACGGCATCAACATCACCATCGACGATGGCCCCGACCCGGAATGGACCCCCCAAGTGCTCGACGTGCTGCGGGAGTTCGAGGTGAAGGCCACGTTCTGCATGGTGGGCCCGCAGGCCCAGGCGCACCCGGATCTCGTGAAGAAGGTCGTCGCGGCCGGGCATCGGCTGTGCGACCACTCGGTGTCTCACGACACCGCCATGGACAAGAAGTCCGAGACCTACCAGTCGCAGCAGATCCTCGATGCCGAACGCATGATCACCAAGGCGTCCGGGGGCGTACGGCCGATGTACTACCGGGCACCCGGTGGAGCCTTCACTCCCTACAGCCGCAAGCTCGCCGCCTCCCGGGGCATGCGGCCGCTGGGCTGGAACGTGGACAGCAAGGACTTCGAGCGTCCGGGTACGGACACCATCGTCGCCACCGTCGAACGGGAGCTGCCCAACGGACCGACGGTCCTCTTCCACGACGCGGGCGGCGACCGCGCCCAGACCGTCGAAGCCCTGCGCCGCACTCTCCCCCAACTCAAGGAACAGGGCTACTCCTTCGGCTTCCCGGTGCGCTGA
- a CDS encoding DUF6381 family protein — protein sequence MSAAGETGRAQQMRAKAQDLEQAAERATDPQERQRLKDKARQLKEQSEHVGGTGKPDIDPTM from the coding sequence ATGAGCGCTGCAGGCGAGACCGGTCGTGCCCAGCAGATGCGTGCTAAGGCTCAGGACCTGGAACAGGCCGCGGAACGCGCCACTGACCCGCAGGAGCGTCAGCGTCTGAAGGACAAGGCCCGCCAGCTCAAGGAGCAGAGCGAGCACGTAGGCGGTACGGGCAAGCCGGACATCGACCCGACGATGTAG
- a CDS encoding cytochrome P450 family protein: MSQQPVLVPYGDPAFMADPFPFYRQLREDGPVRRAVLAGGIEAWLVTRYEDGLAALSDSRLSSDVRDASDPRLLERLPATERESMLRTMLRSDPPDHTRLRRLVSKAFTARRVAELRPRVQEITDGLLDAIVPAGKAELVEDFALPLPVTVISELLGVPVADRNDFHRWTDDMILQGAEPPDPARMDRAWRQMRSYLTGLLQDKRARPGDDLISALIATRDEEHQLDEDELIAMAFLLLVAGYITTVNLIGSGIAALLAHPDQLQMLRDDPELLPGAIEEFLRYDGPVNPGIARFAREDVAIAGVAIPRGATVLVASAIADRDPAQFPDPDRLDITRQDNAHLAFGHGIHYCLGAPLARLEGQIAMGTALRRLPHLSLAVPSSELRWRSGGLRGPEQLPVTFTSDASS, translated from the coding sequence ATGAGCCAGCAGCCGGTCCTTGTGCCTTACGGCGATCCGGCCTTCATGGCGGATCCCTTCCCGTTCTACCGGCAGCTGCGCGAGGACGGCCCGGTACGGCGCGCCGTCCTCGCCGGTGGCATCGAGGCATGGCTGGTCACACGCTATGAAGACGGTCTCGCAGCCCTCTCCGACTCGCGGCTGAGCAGCGACGTCCGCGATGCCTCGGACCCCCGGCTCCTCGAGCGGCTGCCCGCCACGGAGCGCGAGTCAATGCTGCGCACCATGCTCCGCTCCGACCCGCCCGACCACACCCGCCTGCGCCGACTGGTCTCCAAGGCGTTCACCGCCCGCAGGGTGGCCGAGCTGCGGCCACGCGTCCAGGAGATCACCGACGGGTTGCTCGACGCGATCGTGCCCGCAGGCAAGGCCGAACTCGTCGAGGACTTCGCGCTGCCCCTTCCCGTCACTGTGATCAGCGAACTGCTCGGAGTGCCCGTCGCCGACCGGAACGACTTCCACCGGTGGACCGACGACATGATCCTTCAAGGAGCCGAGCCGCCGGACCCGGCCCGGATGGACCGAGCGTGGCGGCAGATGCGCTCGTACCTGACCGGACTCCTCCAGGACAAGCGAGCTCGGCCCGGTGACGACCTGATCAGCGCGCTGATCGCCACCCGGGACGAGGAGCACCAGCTGGACGAGGACGAGCTGATCGCCATGGCTTTCCTGCTGCTGGTGGCCGGATACATCACCACGGTCAACCTGATCGGCAGCGGTATCGCCGCATTGCTCGCCCACCCCGACCAGCTGCAGATGCTGCGGGACGATCCGGAACTGCTGCCCGGCGCTATCGAGGAGTTCCTGCGCTACGACGGACCGGTCAACCCCGGCATCGCCCGGTTCGCGCGCGAGGACGTCGCCATCGCGGGAGTGGCGATCCCACGCGGCGCGACCGTGCTGGTCGCCTCAGCCATCGCCGACCGCGACCCGGCGCAGTTCCCGGACCCCGATCGCCTGGACATCACCCGGCAGGACAACGCGCACCTCGCCTTCGGGCACGGCATCCACTACTGCCTGGGGGCGCCGCTGGCCCGGCTCGAGGGCCAGATCGCCATGGGAACCGCCCTGCGCCGCCTGCCTCACCTCAGCCTGGCCGTGCCGTCCAGCGAACTGCGATGGCGCTCGGGCGGTCTGCGCGGCCCCGAACAGCTGCCCGTCACGTTCACCTCCGACGCTTCCAGCTGA